The proteins below are encoded in one region of Gopherus flavomarginatus isolate rGopFla2 chromosome 12, rGopFla2.mat.asm, whole genome shotgun sequence:
- the WDR46 gene encoding WD repeat-containing protein 46 isoform X2 has translation MLRVIKPISTGLHYGAGCRHVDWPRAQSPRSMIGCGGRERKNLARSWRLHAVQALRMEVVAGSRAHGGSAGGGKKKKMTKKLQRYWEGPPLPDTPAGAPSKAKRRRNEKTRPRAGAEGSLQARKKRDPFPGAAPLPQHKVKKFQRGQKSQLAEVSSQRLRDHLALLEQKVELAVQQAARMELLLPEEPGFLEGDPGEDTCTIAQADIAKAADIASATKHFELTLNQFGPYRMDYTRPGRHLLLGGRRGHVAALDWQTKSLLCEINIMETVTDVTWLHTENMFAVAQRRWLYVYDNQGVELNCLKRFNGVLRMEFLPYHFLLATASETGFLQYLDISVGKEVATICTRGGRLGVMGQNPANAIIHLGHSNGTVTLWSPNIKEPLVRMLCHRGGVRAVAVDSSGMYMATSGLDRKLHIYDLRAYQPVQSLVLPVGAGHLSFSQRGLLAATCGEVVQVYRDVPMQPPHKPYLSHTLPWTAHGLRFCPFEDVLGVGHGSGFTSLLVPGAGQANFDALENNPFRSRKQRQEWEVKALLEKIPSELITLDPGQLGQVDAITMEQKHHERVQRLGFDPQAKPAFQPRRKLKGRSSAGSLLQRKRKVANEEQRTKIRKSLEQQQAVEQERKAAPRAQSSALDRFRK, from the exons ATGCTGAGAGTAATTAAACCAATTTCCACAG GGCTTCACTACGGGGCGGGTTGTCGCCACGTTGATTGGCCGCGGGCTCAGTCGCCTCGCTCCATGATTGGGTGCGGCGGCCGGGAGCGGAAGAACCTGGCTCGCAGCTGGAGGCTACACGCGGTCCAGGCGCTGAGGATGGAGgtggtggctgggagcagggcgcACGGGGGGTCAGCCgggggagggaagaag AAAAAGATGACCAAGAAGCTGCAGCGCTACTGGGAAGGGCCCCCCCTGCCGGACACCCCCGCAGGTGCTCCCTCCAAGGCCAAGAGGCGCCGCAATGAGAAGACTAGGCcacgggctggggcagaggggagcctgCAGGCCAGGAAG AAGAGGGACCCATTCCCTGGTGCCGCCCCCCTCCCTCAGCACAAGGTGAAGAAATTCCAGCGGGGCCAGAAATCGCAGCTG GCAGAGGTGTCCAGCCAGCGGCTCCGGGACCATCTGGCCTTGCTGGAGCAGAAGGTGGAGCTGGCAGTGCAGCAGGCAGCGCGCATGGAGCTGCTGCTTCCCGAGGAGCCAGG gtTCCTGGAGGGGGACCCCGGTGAGGACACCTGCACCATCGCCCAGGCCGACATCGCCAAGGCCGCCGACATCGCCAGCGCCACCAAG CACTTTGAGCTGACACTGAACCAGTTTGGCCCCTACAGGATGGATTATACCCGACCTGGCCG gcacctgctgctggggggccgGCGGGGCCACGTGGCAGCCCTGGACTGGCAAACCAAGTCACTGCTGTGTGAGATCAACATCATGGAGACAGTCACTGATGTCAC GTGGCTACACACAGAGAATATGTTCGCAGTGGCCCAGCGGCGCTGGCTCTACGTCTACGACAACCAGGGCGTGGAGCTGAACTGCCTGAAACGCTTCAACGGGGTCCTGCGCATGGAGTTCCTGCCCTAccacttcctgctggccactgcc AGCGAGACGGGGTTCCTGCAGTACCTGGACATCtcagtggggaaggaggttgCCACCATCTGCACCCGGGGGGGACGCCTGGGCGTGAtgggacagaacccagccaatGCCATCATCCACCTGGGACACAGCAACG GCACGGTGACCCTGTGGAGCCCCAACATCAAGGAGCCCCTGGTGCGGATGTTGTGCCACCGAGGGGGGGTCCGGGCTGTGGCCGTCGACAGCTCCGGAAT GTACATGGCGACGTCAGGGCTGGACCGGAAGCTGCACATCTACGACCTCCGAGCGTATCAGCCCGTGCAGTCGCTGGTGCTGCCTGTGGGCGCCGGGCACCTGAGCTTCAGCCAGCGGGGCCTGTTGGCGGCCACCTGTGGGGAAGTGGTGCAG gtgtACCGGGACGTGCCCATGCAGCCGCCTCACAAGCCCTACCTGTCGCACACGCTGCCCTGGACAGCCCACGGCCTGCGCTTCTGCCCCTTCGAGGACGTGCTGGGCGTGGGGCACGGCAGCGGCTTCACCAGCCTCCTGGTGCCAG gtGCTGGACAGGCAAATTTCGATGCCCTGGAGAACAACCCTTTCCGGAGCCGGAAGCAGCGGCAGGAGTGGGAGGTCAAGGCCCTGCTGGAGAAG ATCCCGTCGGAGCTGATCACGCTGGACCCAGGGCAGCTGGGCCAGGTGGATGCCATCACCATGGAGCAGAAGCACCACGAGCGAGTGCAGCGGCTG ggcTTCGACCCCCAGGCCAAGCCGGCATTCCAGCCGCGCCGGAAGCTGAAGGGACGCAGCTCAGCCGGGAGCCTCCTACAGCGCAAGAGGAAGGTGGCAAACGAAGAGCAGCGG accaAGATCCGGAAgagcctggagcagcagcaggcggtgGAGCAAGAGCGGAAGGCGGCACCCCGGGCTCA
- the WDR46 gene encoding WD repeat-containing protein 46 isoform X1 — protein sequence MLRVIKPISTGLHYGAGCRHVDWPRAQSPRSMIGCGGRERKNLARSWRLHAVQALRMEVVAGSRAHGGSAGGGKKKKMTKKLQRYWEGPPLPDTPAGAPSKAKRRRNEKTRPRAGAEGSLQARKVLHGSEAAGQISGKRDPFPGAAPLPQHKVKKFQRGQKSQLAEVSSQRLRDHLALLEQKVELAVQQAARMELLLPEEPGFLEGDPGEDTCTIAQADIAKAADIASATKHFELTLNQFGPYRMDYTRPGRHLLLGGRRGHVAALDWQTKSLLCEINIMETVTDVTWLHTENMFAVAQRRWLYVYDNQGVELNCLKRFNGVLRMEFLPYHFLLATASETGFLQYLDISVGKEVATICTRGGRLGVMGQNPANAIIHLGHSNGTVTLWSPNIKEPLVRMLCHRGGVRAVAVDSSGMYMATSGLDRKLHIYDLRAYQPVQSLVLPVGAGHLSFSQRGLLAATCGEVVQVYRDVPMQPPHKPYLSHTLPWTAHGLRFCPFEDVLGVGHGSGFTSLLVPGAGQANFDALENNPFRSRKQRQEWEVKALLEKIPSELITLDPGQLGQVDAITMEQKHHERVQRLGFDPQAKPAFQPRRKLKGRSSAGSLLQRKRKVANEEQRTKIRKSLEQQQAVEQERKAAPRAQSSALDRFRK from the exons ATGCTGAGAGTAATTAAACCAATTTCCACAG GGCTTCACTACGGGGCGGGTTGTCGCCACGTTGATTGGCCGCGGGCTCAGTCGCCTCGCTCCATGATTGGGTGCGGCGGCCGGGAGCGGAAGAACCTGGCTCGCAGCTGGAGGCTACACGCGGTCCAGGCGCTGAGGATGGAGgtggtggctgggagcagggcgcACGGGGGGTCAGCCgggggagggaagaag AAAAAGATGACCAAGAAGCTGCAGCGCTACTGGGAAGGGCCCCCCCTGCCGGACACCCCCGCAGGTGCTCCCTCCAAGGCCAAGAGGCGCCGCAATGAGAAGACTAGGCcacgggctggggcagaggggagcctgCAGGCCAGGAAGGTGCTGCACGGGTCAGAGGCTGCAGGCCAGATCTCGGGG AAGAGGGACCCATTCCCTGGTGCCGCCCCCCTCCCTCAGCACAAGGTGAAGAAATTCCAGCGGGGCCAGAAATCGCAGCTG GCAGAGGTGTCCAGCCAGCGGCTCCGGGACCATCTGGCCTTGCTGGAGCAGAAGGTGGAGCTGGCAGTGCAGCAGGCAGCGCGCATGGAGCTGCTGCTTCCCGAGGAGCCAGG gtTCCTGGAGGGGGACCCCGGTGAGGACACCTGCACCATCGCCCAGGCCGACATCGCCAAGGCCGCCGACATCGCCAGCGCCACCAAG CACTTTGAGCTGACACTGAACCAGTTTGGCCCCTACAGGATGGATTATACCCGACCTGGCCG gcacctgctgctggggggccgGCGGGGCCACGTGGCAGCCCTGGACTGGCAAACCAAGTCACTGCTGTGTGAGATCAACATCATGGAGACAGTCACTGATGTCAC GTGGCTACACACAGAGAATATGTTCGCAGTGGCCCAGCGGCGCTGGCTCTACGTCTACGACAACCAGGGCGTGGAGCTGAACTGCCTGAAACGCTTCAACGGGGTCCTGCGCATGGAGTTCCTGCCCTAccacttcctgctggccactgcc AGCGAGACGGGGTTCCTGCAGTACCTGGACATCtcagtggggaaggaggttgCCACCATCTGCACCCGGGGGGGACGCCTGGGCGTGAtgggacagaacccagccaatGCCATCATCCACCTGGGACACAGCAACG GCACGGTGACCCTGTGGAGCCCCAACATCAAGGAGCCCCTGGTGCGGATGTTGTGCCACCGAGGGGGGGTCCGGGCTGTGGCCGTCGACAGCTCCGGAAT GTACATGGCGACGTCAGGGCTGGACCGGAAGCTGCACATCTACGACCTCCGAGCGTATCAGCCCGTGCAGTCGCTGGTGCTGCCTGTGGGCGCCGGGCACCTGAGCTTCAGCCAGCGGGGCCTGTTGGCGGCCACCTGTGGGGAAGTGGTGCAG gtgtACCGGGACGTGCCCATGCAGCCGCCTCACAAGCCCTACCTGTCGCACACGCTGCCCTGGACAGCCCACGGCCTGCGCTTCTGCCCCTTCGAGGACGTGCTGGGCGTGGGGCACGGCAGCGGCTTCACCAGCCTCCTGGTGCCAG gtGCTGGACAGGCAAATTTCGATGCCCTGGAGAACAACCCTTTCCGGAGCCGGAAGCAGCGGCAGGAGTGGGAGGTCAAGGCCCTGCTGGAGAAG ATCCCGTCGGAGCTGATCACGCTGGACCCAGGGCAGCTGGGCCAGGTGGATGCCATCACCATGGAGCAGAAGCACCACGAGCGAGTGCAGCGGCTG ggcTTCGACCCCCAGGCCAAGCCGGCATTCCAGCCGCGCCGGAAGCTGAAGGGACGCAGCTCAGCCGGGAGCCTCCTACAGCGCAAGAGGAAGGTGGCAAACGAAGAGCAGCGG accaAGATCCGGAAgagcctggagcagcagcaggcggtgGAGCAAGAGCGGAAGGCGGCACCCCGGGCTCA
- the RPS18 gene encoding 40S ribosomal protein S18 isoform X1 has product MSLVIPEKFQHILRVLNTNIDGRRKIAFAITAIKGVGRRYAHVVLRKADIDLTKRAGELTEDEVERVITIMQNPRQYKIPDWFLNRQKDVKDGKYSQVLANGLDNKLREDLERLKKIRAHRGLRHFWGLRVRGQHTKTTGRRGRTVGVSKKK; this is encoded by the exons ATG TCTCTTGTGATCCCTGAGAAATTCCAACACATCCTGCGAGTGCTCAACACCAACATAGATGGGCGACGGAAAATCGCCTTTGCCATCACCGCCATCAAG GGTGTAGGTCGCCGCTATGCCCATGTGGTGCTGAGGAAGGCGGACATTGACCTGACCAAGAGGGCTGGGGAGCTGACAGAGGATGAG gtGGAGCGTGTCATCACTATCATGCAGAATCCCCGACAGTACAAGATCCCCGACTGGTTCCTCAACAGGCAGAAGGACGTCAAAGACGGCAAATACAGCCAG GTTCTGGCCAATGGGCTGGACAACAAACTGCGTGAGGACCTGGAGCGGCTAAAGAAAATCCGGGCGCATCGGGGCCTGCGCCACTTCTGGGG GCTGCGCGTGCGGGGCCAGCACACCAAGACGACCGGGCGCCGGGGCAGAACCGTTGGTGTCTCCAAGAAGAAGTAG
- the RPS18 gene encoding 40S ribosomal protein S18 isoform X2, translating into MSLVIPEKFQHILRVLNTNIDGRRKIAFAITAIKVERVITIMQNPRQYKIPDWFLNRQKDVKDGKYSQVLANGLDNKLREDLERLKKIRAHRGLRHFWGLRVRGQHTKTTGRRGRTVGVSKKK; encoded by the exons ATG TCTCTTGTGATCCCTGAGAAATTCCAACACATCCTGCGAGTGCTCAACACCAACATAGATGGGCGACGGAAAATCGCCTTTGCCATCACCGCCATCAAG gtGGAGCGTGTCATCACTATCATGCAGAATCCCCGACAGTACAAGATCCCCGACTGGTTCCTCAACAGGCAGAAGGACGTCAAAGACGGCAAATACAGCCAG GTTCTGGCCAATGGGCTGGACAACAAACTGCGTGAGGACCTGGAGCGGCTAAAGAAAATCCGGGCGCATCGGGGCCTGCGCCACTTCTGGGG GCTGCGCGTGCGGGGCCAGCACACCAAGACGACCGGGCGCCGGGGCAGAACCGTTGGTGTCTCCAAGAAGAAGTAG
- the VPS52 gene encoding vacuolar protein sorting-associated protein 52 homolog isoform X1: MSPWRPGCGGSERRRGTGMMAALRRDEELGLRVTEMEEEEGMGRGEEQSLQLNLGDLDLTSDEFILDEVDIHIQANLEDSLVQEALKTGVDLRQYSKQVELELQHIEHASISDYIKESKNITSLHNQITACDAIVERMEQMLSSFQCDLSSISCEIQTLQEQSVAMNLRLKNRQAVRSQLSQLVDELVVPAAMISTILEAPVTEQDFLEQLHELNNKMNYVKEQAFRETMACTDVHNVLDRLKVKAVTKIREFVLQKIYSFRKPMTNYQIPQNALLKYRFFYQFLLGNERSVAQELREQYVETMSKIYLSYFKSYTGRLMKIQYEEVAEKDDLMGVEDTAKKGFFSKPSLKNRNTIFTLGNRGSVIGGAELEGPIIVPHAAQKSDVRYPFESLFRSQHYALLDNSCREYLFLCDFFLVTGPSAQELFNAVMGKTLAMFLKHMDAYVCDCYDSIAIFLCIHIVLRFRAIMAKRNVPAIDKYWDTLLGILWPRFEYILELNIQSIQNTDPQRLGFLDTRPHYITRRYAEFSSAIVSINQTFPNERTHTLLGQLQVEVENFVLRVAAEFSSRKEQLIFLINNYDMMLSVLMERAVEESKEVEGFQQLLSARSQEFIEEILSPPFGGMIAFVKESESLIEKGQLDRLRGEEARVTQLVRGFSTTWKASVESLSQDVMRSFSNFKNGTSIIQGVLTQLIQYYHRFHKVLAQPPLRALPARAELINIHHLMVELKKHKPNF, translated from the exons ATGAGCCCTTGGAGGCCCGGATGTGGTGGGAGCGAACGAAGGAGAGGGACAGGGATGATGGCGGCGCTGAGGCGCgatgaggagctggggctgcgggtgACTGAGATGGAAGAAGAGGAGGGCATG GGCCGTGGAGAGGAGCAGTCGCTGCAGCTGAACTTGGGGGACCTGGACCTCACCTCAGATGAGTTCATCCTGGATGAAGTGGACA TTCACATCCAAGCCAACCTGGAGGACTCCCTGGTTCAGGAGGCGCTGAAGACA ggtGTTGATCTGCGGCAGTACTCCAAGCAGGTGGAACTGGAGCTGCAGCACATTGAGCACGCCTCCATCAGCGACT ACATCAAGGAGAGCAAGAACATCACCTCCCTGCACAACCAGATCACCGCCTGTGACGCCATCGTGGAG CGCATGGAGCAGATGCTGAGCTCCTTCCAGTGTGACCTGAGCAGCATCAGCTGCGAGATCCAGACGCTGCAGGAGCAGTCGGTGGCCATGAACCTGCGGCTCAAGAACCGCCAGGCCGTGCGTAGCCAGCTCAGCCAGCTGGTGGACGAGCTCGTGGTGCCAGCTGCCATGAtcag CACTATCCTGGAGGCCCCAGTGACTGAGCAGGACTTCCTGGAGCAGCTGCACGAGCTGAACAACAAGATGAACTATGTGAAGGAGCAGGCCTTCCGCGAGACCATGGCCTGCACTGATGTGCACAACGTGCTGGATCGGCTGAAGGTCAAG GCTGTGACCAAGATCCGGGAGTTCGTCCTACAGAAAATCTATTCGTTCCGCAAACCCATGACCAACTACCAGATCCCCCAGAATGCCCTGCTCAAGTACAG GTTCTTCTACCAGTTCCTGCTTGGGAACGAGCGGTCGGTGGCacaggagctgcgggagcagtaTGTGGAGACCATGAGCAAGATCTACCTGTCCTACTTCAAATCCTACACCGGCCGCCTCATGAAGATCCAG TACGAGGAGGTGGCGGAGAAGGACGACCTGATGGGAGTGGAGGACACGGCCAAGAAAG GGTTTTTCTCAAAGCCGTCACTGAAGAACCGCAACACGATCTTCACGCTGGGGAACCGGGGCAGCGTGATTGGGGGGGCTGAGCTGGAGGGGCCCATCAttgtgccccatgctgcccagaAGAGCGATGTCCGT TACCCCTTCGAGTCGTTGTTCCGCAGCCAGCACTACGCTCTGCTGGACAACAGCTGCCGCGAGTATCTCTTCCTCTGCGACTTCTTCCTGGTGACGGGGCCCAGCGCCCAGGAGCTCTTCAACGCCGTCATGGGCAAGACGCTGGCCATGTTTCTG AAACACATGGATGCGTACGTGTGCGACTGCTATGACAGCATCGCCATCTTCCTCTGCATCCACATTGTCCTGCGCTTCCGAGCCATCATGGCCAAGCGCAACGTCCCCGCCATCGACAA GTACTGGGACACGCTGTTGGGGATCCTGTGGCCGCGGTTCGAGTACATCCTagagctgaacatccagagcatCCAGAACACGGACCCCCAGAGACTGGGCTTCCTGGACACGCGCCCCCACTAT ATCACACGGCGCTATGCAGAGTTCTCTTCTGCCATCGTCAGCATCAACCAGACCTTCCCCAACGAGCGAACCCACACGCTGCTGGGGCAGCTGCAg gtggAAGTGGAGAACTTCGTGCTGCGGGTGGCGGCTGAGTTCTCATCGCGCAAGGAGCAGCTCATCTTCCTCATCAACAACTATGACATGATGCTGAGCGTCCTCATG GAGCGGGCGGTGGAGGAGAGCAAGGAGGTGGAGGGCTTCCAGCAGCTGCTTTCAGCCCGGTCCCAG gagtTCATCGAGGAGATCCTGTCGCCCCCGTTCGGGGGGATGATTGCTTTCGTCAAGGAGTCGGAGTCACTCATTGAGAAGGGGCAGCTCGACCGGCTGCGTGGGGAGGAGG CCCGGGTGACCCAGCTGGTGCGCGGATTCTCCACCACGTGGAAGGCCTCGGTGGAATCACTGAGCCAGGATGTCATGAGATCCTTCAGCAACTTCAAAAACGGGACCAGCATCATTCAG GGGGTGCTGACCCAGCTGATACAGTACTATCACCGCTTCCACAAGGTGCTGGCGCAGCCGCCCCTGCGCGCCCTGCCGGCCCGGGCCGAGCTCATCAACATCCACCACCTCATGGTGGAGCTGAAGAAACACAAGCCCAACTTCTAG
- the VPS52 gene encoding vacuolar protein sorting-associated protein 52 homolog isoform X2: protein MAFSHPCVELILVFAPVWKGRGEEQSLQLNLGDLDLTSDEFILDEVDIHIQANLEDSLVQEALKTGVDLRQYSKQVELELQHIEHASISDYIKESKNITSLHNQITACDAIVERMEQMLSSFQCDLSSISCEIQTLQEQSVAMNLRLKNRQAVRSQLSQLVDELVVPAAMISTILEAPVTEQDFLEQLHELNNKMNYVKEQAFRETMACTDVHNVLDRLKVKAVTKIREFVLQKIYSFRKPMTNYQIPQNALLKYRFFYQFLLGNERSVAQELREQYVETMSKIYLSYFKSYTGRLMKIQYEEVAEKDDLMGVEDTAKKGFFSKPSLKNRNTIFTLGNRGSVIGGAELEGPIIVPHAAQKSDVRYPFESLFRSQHYALLDNSCREYLFLCDFFLVTGPSAQELFNAVMGKTLAMFLKHMDAYVCDCYDSIAIFLCIHIVLRFRAIMAKRNVPAIDKYWDTLLGILWPRFEYILELNIQSIQNTDPQRLGFLDTRPHYITRRYAEFSSAIVSINQTFPNERTHTLLGQLQVEVENFVLRVAAEFSSRKEQLIFLINNYDMMLSVLMERAVEESKEVEGFQQLLSARSQEFIEEILSPPFGGMIAFVKESESLIEKGQLDRLRGEEARVTQLVRGFSTTWKASVESLSQDVMRSFSNFKNGTSIIQGVLTQLIQYYHRFHKVLAQPPLRALPARAELINIHHLMVELKKHKPNF from the exons ATGGCGTTTTcccatccatgtgtggaattaatTTTGGTTTTTGCCCCAGTATGGAAG GGCCGTGGAGAGGAGCAGTCGCTGCAGCTGAACTTGGGGGACCTGGACCTCACCTCAGATGAGTTCATCCTGGATGAAGTGGACA TTCACATCCAAGCCAACCTGGAGGACTCCCTGGTTCAGGAGGCGCTGAAGACA ggtGTTGATCTGCGGCAGTACTCCAAGCAGGTGGAACTGGAGCTGCAGCACATTGAGCACGCCTCCATCAGCGACT ACATCAAGGAGAGCAAGAACATCACCTCCCTGCACAACCAGATCACCGCCTGTGACGCCATCGTGGAG CGCATGGAGCAGATGCTGAGCTCCTTCCAGTGTGACCTGAGCAGCATCAGCTGCGAGATCCAGACGCTGCAGGAGCAGTCGGTGGCCATGAACCTGCGGCTCAAGAACCGCCAGGCCGTGCGTAGCCAGCTCAGCCAGCTGGTGGACGAGCTCGTGGTGCCAGCTGCCATGAtcag CACTATCCTGGAGGCCCCAGTGACTGAGCAGGACTTCCTGGAGCAGCTGCACGAGCTGAACAACAAGATGAACTATGTGAAGGAGCAGGCCTTCCGCGAGACCATGGCCTGCACTGATGTGCACAACGTGCTGGATCGGCTGAAGGTCAAG GCTGTGACCAAGATCCGGGAGTTCGTCCTACAGAAAATCTATTCGTTCCGCAAACCCATGACCAACTACCAGATCCCCCAGAATGCCCTGCTCAAGTACAG GTTCTTCTACCAGTTCCTGCTTGGGAACGAGCGGTCGGTGGCacaggagctgcgggagcagtaTGTGGAGACCATGAGCAAGATCTACCTGTCCTACTTCAAATCCTACACCGGCCGCCTCATGAAGATCCAG TACGAGGAGGTGGCGGAGAAGGACGACCTGATGGGAGTGGAGGACACGGCCAAGAAAG GGTTTTTCTCAAAGCCGTCACTGAAGAACCGCAACACGATCTTCACGCTGGGGAACCGGGGCAGCGTGATTGGGGGGGCTGAGCTGGAGGGGCCCATCAttgtgccccatgctgcccagaAGAGCGATGTCCGT TACCCCTTCGAGTCGTTGTTCCGCAGCCAGCACTACGCTCTGCTGGACAACAGCTGCCGCGAGTATCTCTTCCTCTGCGACTTCTTCCTGGTGACGGGGCCCAGCGCCCAGGAGCTCTTCAACGCCGTCATGGGCAAGACGCTGGCCATGTTTCTG AAACACATGGATGCGTACGTGTGCGACTGCTATGACAGCATCGCCATCTTCCTCTGCATCCACATTGTCCTGCGCTTCCGAGCCATCATGGCCAAGCGCAACGTCCCCGCCATCGACAA GTACTGGGACACGCTGTTGGGGATCCTGTGGCCGCGGTTCGAGTACATCCTagagctgaacatccagagcatCCAGAACACGGACCCCCAGAGACTGGGCTTCCTGGACACGCGCCCCCACTAT ATCACACGGCGCTATGCAGAGTTCTCTTCTGCCATCGTCAGCATCAACCAGACCTTCCCCAACGAGCGAACCCACACGCTGCTGGGGCAGCTGCAg gtggAAGTGGAGAACTTCGTGCTGCGGGTGGCGGCTGAGTTCTCATCGCGCAAGGAGCAGCTCATCTTCCTCATCAACAACTATGACATGATGCTGAGCGTCCTCATG GAGCGGGCGGTGGAGGAGAGCAAGGAGGTGGAGGGCTTCCAGCAGCTGCTTTCAGCCCGGTCCCAG gagtTCATCGAGGAGATCCTGTCGCCCCCGTTCGGGGGGATGATTGCTTTCGTCAAGGAGTCGGAGTCACTCATTGAGAAGGGGCAGCTCGACCGGCTGCGTGGGGAGGAGG CCCGGGTGACCCAGCTGGTGCGCGGATTCTCCACCACGTGGAAGGCCTCGGTGGAATCACTGAGCCAGGATGTCATGAGATCCTTCAGCAACTTCAAAAACGGGACCAGCATCATTCAG GGGGTGCTGACCCAGCTGATACAGTACTATCACCGCTTCCACAAGGTGCTGGCGCAGCCGCCCCTGCGCGCCCTGCCGGCCCGGGCCGAGCTCATCAACATCCACCACCTCATGGTGGAGCTGAAGAAACACAAGCCCAACTTCTAG